The window AGGTGTTCCTCGCCAAGGCCGCGGGGCCCATGGGTTTCGAGAAGACCCTGGTGCTCAAGCGCATCCTGCCCCAACTCGCGCAGGAGCCCGCCTTCATCCAGATGTTCCTGTCCGAGGCCAAGCTCGCCGCCCGGCTGACGCATCCGCACATCGCGCAGATCTTCGACTTCGGCGAGGCCGATGGCGCCTACTTCCTGGCCATGGAGTACATCGACGGCCCCAGTCTGCGCGCGCTCATCAAGCGCGCCGCGGCCCAGGGACTGGCCCTGCCGCCCGCCATATGCGCCCGGCTCATCGCCGACGCGTGCGAGGGGTTGGCCTTCGCCCACGACTTCGCGGACCCCGACACGGGCGAGCCCCTGGGGCTCATCCACCGGGACATCAGCCCGGACAACATCCTGCTGTCCCGGCAGGGAGCGGTGAAGGTGGTGGACTTCGGCATCGCCAAGGCCGCCGGGCAGGCCCACAAGACCGAGAGCGGCGTCATCAAGGGCAAGCTGGCGTACATGCCGTCCGAACAGATACGGGCCAGGGAACTGGACCGGCGTGTGGATGTGTACGCGCTCGGGGTGGTGCTCTACGAGCTGCTCACGGGCCAGCGCCCCTTCATCTCGGACACGGACGCCGGGCTGATGCAGGCCATCCTCTACGAGCAGCCCATTCCCGCGGCCCGGCTCCGTCCGGATCTGCCACAGCCCCTCAGGCGGATTCTCGGCAAGGCACTCGCCAGGGAGCGCGAGCAACGCTACCCGGACTGCCACGACTTGCAGGCGGACCTGGAGAGCTTCATCGTCTCCGCCGGCAAGCCCGTGACGACGCAGCAGGTGGCCCAGCTCATCCGGGCGACCTCGGACACGCCGATGCCGGCCATGACACCGGCCCCCATGCCGACGGCTTCCGAGCCACCGAACCTCGCCAGGAGACGCCCCTCCTCGAGCACGAACGAGGCGCTGACCGCGAAGCAGCGCGCGTCCCCACCCTCGAGGGACATCCCCAACACCCTCGTCACCCCGCTCCCCCGGAGCGTCGAACTCGAATCAACGCGCCCGTCACGGCCCACCCTGCCACCCGTCCCCGCGTCCTCCCCCGACATGGAGGGCCAGGAACCACAGCCGATGACGGAGGCGGCGCGTCAGACGGCCGTGCCGCCACGCCCTTCGGGTGCCGCCGCGGCCGTGCGACGCCCCGTCATGTCAGCGGAGAAGCCCCGCACCTCGAATCGGTGGGGGCCCGCGCTGCTGGGCGGCGTGCTGCTGGCGACGTGCGCCGGCGGCGTGGTGCTCTGGCGGACGAAGACCCAGCCGGAGGTTCAAAGCCCCGCACTCATGCCCGGGAGCGCACCCGAGCCCCAGGTCGCGGCCCCACCAGCGCCCAGCGCGGGCGAGTCGACTCCGCGCGCGGAAACCCCGGCGCAAAGGGGGCCTCCCGTGGCGGCTCCGGAGCCCGCCGGACAGAGGGAAGACAGGAACTCCGCGTCGGTCGCGCCCATCGTGGAATTGCGCGTCCATCCCTACGCCGTGGTTTTCGTGGATGACGTGCGTCTGGGCGTAACTCCCTTGGGGGGGCCGCTGAAGCTGAGCCCAGGGCGCCACACCCTGAAGCTGGTCAACGACAAGATTCCCAGGACGAAGGAGATCATCCTCGACGTGAAGGTGGGAGCGAACAGCTCCCTCCGGGTCAATCTACTCGCGGAGTGAGGCTTCGAGGCTTCGCTGCACAGGCGGCGAAGCCTCGCGAGGCTTCGCTGCCCAGGC is drawn from Cystobacter fuscus DSM 2262 and contains these coding sequences:
- a CDS encoding serine/threonine-protein kinase; this translates as MAEVFLAKAAGPMGFEKTLVLKRILPQLAQEPAFIQMFLSEAKLAARLTHPHIAQIFDFGEADGAYFLAMEYIDGPSLRALIKRAAAQGLALPPAICARLIADACEGLAFAHDFADPDTGEPLGLIHRDISPDNILLSRQGAVKVVDFGIAKAAGQAHKTESGVIKGKLAYMPSEQIRARELDRRVDVYALGVVLYELLTGQRPFISDTDAGLMQAILYEQPIPAARLRPDLPQPLRRILGKALAREREQRYPDCHDLQADLESFIVSAGKPVTTQQVAQLIRATSDTPMPAMTPAPMPTASEPPNLARRRPSSSTNEALTAKQRASPPSRDIPNTLVTPLPRSVELESTRPSRPTLPPVPASSPDMEGQEPQPMTEAARQTAVPPRPSGAAAAVRRPVMSAEKPRTSNRWGPALLGGVLLATCAGGVVLWRTKTQPEVQSPALMPGSAPEPQVAAPPAPSAGESTPRAETPAQRGPPVAAPEPAGQREDRNSASVAPIVELRVHPYAVVFVDDVRLGVTPLGGPLKLSPGRHTLKLVNDKIPRTKEIILDVKVGANSSLRVNLLAE